TGGTTCTACAACTAGGCCAGGATTACTAAGCTCTCCTCTTAGAGATAGATTTGGTCTCAGTTATCACTTGGATTATTATAATGAAATTGACTTAAGAAATATTATTCTAAGATCTTCAAATTTATTAGGCTTAGAAATAGATGAAAAATCTTCTATTGAAATTGCAAAAAGATCAAGAGGTACACCAAGAATAGCTAATCGACTTTTGAGAAGAGTTAGGGATTTTGTAGAAGTTAAGAACATTAAAAAAATAAAAACTGATGTAATAAACGACTCTTTAGAAATTGAAGGAGTAGATAACCTAGGTCTAGATAGACTTGATAGAGAATATTTGAAAATTATAGCTAATAACTATGAAGGTGGACCAGTAGGTATTGATGCGATTAGTGCTTCACTGAACGAAGATCAGGCAACATTATCTGATGTTGTTGAGCCCTTCCTCTTAAAGATAGGTTTTATAATCCGTACATCCCAAGGAAGAAAAACAACTAAATTAGCTTATAAACATCTAGGACTTAAGCCTTCAAAACTTCAAGATAAATTTATTTAGTATCTAAGTATTTATTATAATAATCTCTTGAAGAAATATCTGTACTTTCAAAACAAACAGCATCCTCTCTTTTGTTTTCCATCGGATAGTAATTTTTTCTGATTGAGACCACAGTAAATAAGTATTTTTTATACAAATTTATTGCACTTGTATTTGATTTTCTACACTCTAAAAGCATTTTTTTTATACCATTTTCAGAACAATGCCTTAATGATAATAATAGTAATTTCTCTCCAATTCCTTGTCCTCTGAATTTTTCTATAACTCCAATTTGTTCAATATGGGATTCTTGTAAAACTTTCCATATTTTCACATATCCAATTATTATTTCTTGAGAAATAAATTGTTCTTTATCTTTTTTTTCAACTTTACTAAAAATAGAAAATATATTTTTTTTCCTGCGAATCAAATTTTCATATGTGCAAATAAAAATTTTTTTATTTTCTTTACGTATTTCACTGTAAAAATTAGTATTAACTTTATCTATTGGAAATATATTAGACTCTAATTTTGATAATTCTTTAGAATCATTGAGAACTGCGTTTCTAAATTTTATTTTTTCATTAATCATTGAATTAAATCTGATTAAAAATGGTTATGTTTTTATTATTTAATAAGAGTATAATAATCTTTAGTATTTATAAATGCTTGAAGAATGAACCTATTAGTTATACTAAAATAATGTTTTTGAGTCCTAACCTAATTCGTATAATAAAAATACCCTTAAAAAATAATAAATTTGATTTAGTAATTTCTTTCATTTCTATTCTTTTTGCGGCAGCTCTTCAAATGTCCATTCCGTATTATCTGGGATCTTCAATTGATAAATCTTTGGACGCTTCGAGTTCTTCAGAATTGTCTTTGGCCCCTTTTATTGAAATTGGTTTATTAGTATTTTTACTCTCGTTAGCTAGAGGGATTTTTAGTTATTTTCATGTATATCTAGGAGAAAAAATTGGCCAATATTTAGCA
This sequence is a window from Dehalococcoidia bacterium. Protein-coding genes within it:
- the ruvB gene encoding Holliday junction branch migration DNA helicase RuvB; this encodes MNDNSNNSNKEIIFSEDINDKKVDSAEKLEFNFLRPKSFTEYIGQNKIIESLSIAVEASKKRDESLDHVLFYGPPGLGKTTLSYIISNQIESNFIHTSGPALEKPADAVGLLSNLNSKDVLFIDEIHRIPKTVEEYLYSAMEDFRVDFITGSGAFAKTINLRLESFTLVGSTTRPGLLSSPLRDRFGLSYHLDYYNEIDLRNIILRSSNLLGLEIDEKSSIEIAKRSRGTPRIANRLLRRVRDFVEVKNIKKIKTDVINDSLEIEGVDNLGLDRLDREYLKIIANNYEGGPVGIDAISASLNEDQATLSDVVEPFLLKIGFIIRTSQGRKTTKLAYKHLGLKPSKLQDKFI
- a CDS encoding GNAT family N-acetyltransferase is translated as MINEKIKFRNAVLNDSKELSKLESNIFPIDKVNTNFYSEIRKENKKIFICTYENLIRRKKNIFSIFSKVEKKDKEQFISQEIIIGYVKIWKVLQESHIEQIGVIEKFRGQGIGEKLLLLSLRHCSENGIKKMLLECRKSNTSAINLYKKYLFTVVSIRKNYYPMENKREDAVCFESTDISSRDYYNKYLDTK